In the genome of Corynebacterium glucuronolyticum DSM 44120, the window TCAGAGATTCCGAAAACGTCGAAGTAGTCGCTGTTGGAGTTGGTCGCCATCGTCGCGCCGCCCATGATGATGAACAGTGGCAGGGCGAACATGAATAACGCTAAAACGAACCTCCCGGGGTGCGCCCGCAGGTCGCGCCAGGCCAGCGTAAACGTGAGTTTAGACATCGTGGATCATCCCATCGCGCAGGTAGATGGTTCGGTCGGCCCAGGCTGCGAACCGCGGTTCGTGGGTGATGAGGAGCCCCGCCACGTCGCCGGTAATTCGCGACCGCAGGAGCTCCATCACCTGGTCGCCGGTGGCGGTGTCGAGCGCGCCGGTCGGTTCGTCGGCAAGCAGCAGCCGTCGTGGCCCCGCAAGCGCCCGCGCAATGGCTACGCGCTGGGCCTCACCACCGGAAATAAGCCCCGGGTAGGTGTCGGCGAGGTTGTCAATCCCCACGTCCACAAGCGCCTGCGAGGCAAGCTCCCGCGCAGACTTGTTCCCGTCGAAAGACAAAGGCAGCGCCACGTTTTCGAGCACCGTCAGGCTGGGAATCAGGTTGTAACTCTGGAAGACGAACCCCACATCCCGTCGCCGAATCGCCGCCCGCTCCGTCTCACTCAAACGCGAGGTTTCCCGCCCGTCAATAAAAACCTCCCCTGACGTCGGCCGATCGAGCAGTCCCGCAAGGTTCAGCAATGTCGATTTCCCGGACCCTGAAGGCCCCATAATCGCCACGAATTCGCCCGGCGAGACGCTCAGTGACACGTCGCGCAGCGCGACCACCGCCCGCGCCCCAGTCTCGTGCGTCTTATTAACATTTGTGAGCTTAAGCATGGGTTTCCTCCACATAGTCCAGGAAGCGAAGCTCCGCCTCGCACTCGAATATTCTCCGTTTGGCCACCAATTTCTCCACGGGCGTTGCGCCAGTAAGTCCCCTGGTCAGCGCCCGTAATTCCTCCATTACGTATGCTCGCTGTGTAAAAATGATGGTGTCTATCTCGTTCGGGTCCGCCAGCGCAATC includes:
- a CDS encoding ABC transporter ATP-binding protein; protein product: MLKLTNVNKTHETGARAVVALRDVSLSVSPGEFVAIMGPSGSGKSTLLNLAGLLDRPTSGEVFIDGRETSRLSETERAAIRRRDVGFVFQSYNLIPSLTVLENVALPLSFDGNKSARELASQALVDVGIDNLADTYPGLISGGEAQRVAIARALAGPRRLLLADEPTGALDTATGDQVMELLRSRITGDVAGLLITHEPRFAAWADRTIYLRDGMIHDV